A single genomic interval of Prionailurus viverrinus isolate Anna chromosome A2, UM_Priviv_1.0, whole genome shotgun sequence harbors:
- the RFXANK gene encoding DNA-binding protein RFXANK translates to MEPTQPAEDLSLTQQLPIPEFGDPEDPSDEAPDGSDTVVLSLFPCTLEPGNPEPDAGASSPQGGSSLKHSTTLTNRQRGNEVSALPATLDSLSIHQLAAQGELSQLKEHLRKGDNLINKPDEHGFTPLIWASAFGEIETVRFLLEWGADPHILAKERESALSLASMGGYTDIVGLLLERDVDINIYDWNGGTPLLYAVRGNHVKCVEALLARGADLTTEADSGYTPMDLAVALGYRKVQQVIENHILKLFQSNLVPADPE, encoded by the exons ATGGAGCCCACCCAGCCGGCAGAGGACCTCAGTCTGACCCAACAGCTCCCCATCCCAGAATTTGGGGACCCTGAGGACCCCAGCGATGAGGCCCCCGATGGCTCAGACACTGTGGTGCTCAGTCTCTTCCCCTGCACTCTGGAGCCTGGGAATCCTGAACCGGATGCTGGCGCCTCCTCACCGCAGG gaGGCAGCTCCCTGAAGCACTCCACAACCCTCACCAACCGGCAGCGGGGGAACGAGGTTTCGGCCCTGCCAGCCACCCTCGACT CCCTGTCCATCCACCAGCTCGCGGCCCAGGGGGAGCTGAGCCAGCTGAAGGAACATCTGAGGAAAG GCGACAACCTCATCAACAAGCCGGACGAGCATGGCTTCACCCCCCTCATCTGGGCCTCCGCCTTTGGAGAAATCGAGACTGTCCGCTTCTTGCTCGAGTGG GGTGCTGACCCCCACATCCTGGCCAAGGAACGGGAAAGCGCCCTGTCCCTGGCCAGCATGGGCGGCTACACAGACATTGTAGGGCTGCTACTTGAGCGTGACGTGGACATCAACATCTACGACTGG AATGGAGGGACGCCACTGCTGTACGCCGTGCGTGGGAACCACGTGAAGTGCGTAGAAGCCTTGTTGG CCCGAGGAGCCGATCTCACCACTGAGGCTGACTCCGGCTATACCCCAATGGACCTTGCCGTGGCCCTGGGATATCGGAAAG TGCAACAGGTGATCGAGAACCACatcctcaaactcttccagagCAACCTGGTGCCCGCAGATCCTGAGTGA
- the NR2C2AP gene encoding nuclear receptor 2C2-associated protein, with product MTHSLVCPETVSRVSSVLNRNTRQFGKKHLFDQNEETCWNSDQGPSQWVILEFPQRIRVSQLQIQFQGGFSSRRGHLEGSQGNEALSKIVDFYPEDNNSLQTFPVPVAEADRLKVTFEDAADFFGRIVIYHLRVLGERA from the exons ATGACCCACTCTTTGGTTTGTCCAGAGACAGTGAGCAG AGTGAGTTCAGTGCTTAATCGCAACACTCGGCAGTTTGGAAAGAAGCATCTGTTCGATCAGAATGAGGAAACGTGCTGGAACTCGGACCAG GGCCCCTCCCAGTGGGTGATACTAGAGTTCCCTCAGCGCATCCGTGTCTCCCAGCTGCAGATCCAGTTCCAGGGGGGTTTCTCCAGTCGCCGGGGTCACCTGGAAG GTTCCCAGGGGAATGAGGCTCTTAGCAAGATTGTGGACTTCTACCCTGAGGACAACAACTCACTTCAG ACCTTCCCTGTGCCAGTTGCCGAGGCGGACCGGctgaaggtgacatttgaggacGCCGCTGACTTTTTTGGCCGAATTGTCATCTACCACCTGCGCGTGCTGGGGGAGAGGGCGTGA